A window of the Phaseolus vulgaris cultivar G19833 chromosome 5, P. vulgaris v2.0, whole genome shotgun sequence genome harbors these coding sequences:
- the LOC137835093 gene encoding uncharacterized protein: MASQMCESLALIKGDDELQINGALLMSLMEEPSPSDESDDDRLDSLIRSFEAEISGSKMGDHDDSASSTGSEMFESNDMEESGTQSLNMGEIEYWANSSSEFGVGWVDMDLVPSSPFEDRSWCVDPCGEEYYALANNYLGDHGYNSLWQDMACN; the protein is encoded by the coding sequence ATGGCATCTCAAATGTGTGAGAGTTTGGCTCTCATCAAGGGGGATGATGAGCTGCAAATCAATGGTGCTCTTCTAATGTCATTGATGGAAGAGCCATCACCAAGTGATGAGAGTGATGATGACAGATTGGATAGCTTGATTAGGTCTTTTGAGGCTGAAATAAGTGGAAGCAAGATGGGGGATCATGATGATTCAGCATCCTCCACAGGTTCAGAAATGTTTGAGAGCAATGATATGGAAGAGAGTGGCACTCAATCATTGAACATGGGAGAGATTGAATATTGGGCTAATTCATCAAGTGAGTTTGGTGTGGGATGGGTGGACATGGATTTGGTGCCATCATCCCCATTTGAAGATAGAAGTTGGTGTGTTGACCCTTGTGGAGAGGAGTACTATGCCTTGGCAAACAACTACTTGGGAGATCATGGATACAATTCCTTGTGGCAAGACATGGCATGCAATTGA